The Anticarsia gemmatalis isolate Benzon Research Colony breed Stoneville strain chromosome 29, ilAntGemm2 primary, whole genome shotgun sequence genome window below encodes:
- the LOC142985250 gene encoding uncharacterized protein LOC142985250, producing the protein MDKPSFKLVGAPCGQHGQYTFYKALRLTGATDRIIAIGDFFFVRIWQDSELVSIGELQLLWTDRVSDQTLVSLRLYFLPENTPEGRNLHGEDEVLAINDKVVLRADDLLSWICTGAEWRWGLRAVWRGACAPPADPRHTSPLHHTKLDFSDVDTEKNAIAVDADAPGVVVFSYPRYCRYRALLARLEGIQADWLRDSLVAALGGYAAPTNNTRILYCKDTFEYPELEGHEFVCNHLAPRLKGRPRGRRRRAPHSPSPDRSDRSATESPPALSPPTPRRLSLRNGGPDRHSDDEEDCRRGEDSAEDRAFLQHLKQFYKNKNEPLKSGYTLKDLSLRSLYVWVVSRGGYEAVCRHKLWRALTHDQPARTRRHYERFLLPYENHERRNGTPFFKLNGKIEPEPQTIATIDVTDSPLRETTPEKILRTPSPKLEKDPEKVEIILKNAEELNREFLDSLPKEDKLAKISVKPVEKLIEPNMVKLYEDGRESKEEVKDLTQNAFLNDVNKIGMGDPSRAAPAPLNGHAALPPVDLKSRPAGRSSLRAVRVKPARAPLAAPNTPPNPLRPDSASSSPPLSITSCPPPAPPSLGAPPITNFGIHHPPPPTQAHSDDDIVEVPYKPKTPEIIDLDEYPESPQAVKKKKLDILKERGLEVTALPPWNPMQPIINPPMIINPAMQHQIMTQAQLFQMYNIIPPNYANGYSPPKVIQASSAFGNAGPEKTVYGNPKDPFMPPPHILHGAPVKPLRTPPATTPQDILDLTCKSTSPPLQPAVEILRVSSPKSTAQNLTKNYTLIDGKAVVGSNLEITLVNKAHSPTKTGPRPPQKRSSNGKFMSSKTSTPPKDFAKFPPPTHTNVQKKPAINIPNYQIRENSPTSSQKPQFKAQNVPLPQIMDLQKGSPPVNSFIDPYTVALYSSLANQMDQRQLAMYRELMANQFRGYPGLLNLGVSNTPTTKN; encoded by the exons GACGAAGTGTTAGCAATCAACGACAAAGTAGTCCTCCGCGCTGACGACCTTCTATCCTGGATCTGCACGGGCGCCGAGTGGCGCTGGGGGCTGAGGGCCGTGTGGAGGGGAGCCTGCGCCCCCCCCGCGGACCCTCGCCACACCTCGCCTCTCCACCACACCAAGCTGGACTTTAGCGATGTTGATACTGAGAAGAATGCTATAG CGGTAGACGCCGACGCGCCCGGCGTCGTAGTCTTCTCGTACCCTCGGTACTGCCGCTATAGAGCACTCCTGGCGCGGCTGGAGGGCATCCAGGCTGACTGGCTGAGGGACTCCCTGGTCGCGGCCCTCGGAGGGTATGCGGCTCCTACTAATAATACCAGGATATTGTATTGTAAG GATACATTCGAGTACCCTGAGCTCGAAGGTCACGAGTTCGTGTGCAACCACCTCGCACCCCGGCTGAAGGGGAGGCCCCGCGGCCGCAGGAGACGCGCCCCCCACTCCCCCTCCCCGGACCGGAGCGACCGATCAGCCACTGAGTCGCCGCCCGCACTGTCGCCGCCT ACGCCCCGGCGCCTCTCGCTCCGTAACGGCGGGCCCGACCGGCACAGCGACGACGAGGAGGACTGCAGGAGGGGGGAGGACTCGGCCGAGGACCGCGCCTTCCTCCAGCACCTGAAGCAGTTCTATAAGAACAAGAATGAGCCGCTGAAGAGTGGATATACTTTGAAAGATC TATCTCTGCGCTCGCTGTACGTGTGGGTGGTGTCGCGCGGCGGCTACGAGGCCGTGTGTCGACACAAGCTGTGGCGAGCACTCACGCACGACCAGCCCGCCAGGACACGGAGACATTACGAGAG ATTTCTCCTACCCTACGAAAACCACGAACGTCGCAACGGCACCccatttttcaaattaaatggtAAAATAGAACCTGAACCACAGACAATAGCAACCATCGACGTGACAGACTCTCCCTTAAGAGAAACCACTCCTGAAAAAATCCTGAGAACCCCTTCACCAAAACTGGAAAAAGACCCtgaaaaagttgaaattatCCTGAAAAATGCCGAAGAATTGAATAGAGAGTTTCTCGATTCTTTGCCAAAAGAGGACAAGTTAGCTAAGATATCTGTGAAACCTGTTGAAAAGCTGATTGAACCGAATATGGTGAAACTTTACGAAGACGGTAGAGAGAGCAAGGAGGAGGTTAAGGATTTGACGCAGAACGCTTTTTTGAATGATGTCAATAAAATTGGGATGG GAGATCCTAGCAGAGCCGCTCCTGCACCTTTAAATGGACACGCGGCGTTACCTCCCGTTGATTTg AAGTCCCGGCCGGCTGGTCGCAGTTCTCTCCGCGCAGTCCGCGTGAAACCTGCCCGGGCCCCGCTCGCCGCGCCCAACACac CACCGAACCCGCTGCGACCGGACTCAGCATCATCGTCCCCGCCACTGTCCATCACGTCGTGtccgccccccgcgcccccctCCCTGGGCGCGCCCCCCATCACCAACTTCGGCATACATCACCCGCCGCCCCCCACGCAGGCACATAGCGATGATGATATTGTGGAg GTACCTTACAAACCAAAAACGCCCGAAATCATCGACCTAGACGAATACCCGGAGAGTCCTCAGGCGGTCAAAAAGAAAAAGCTGGACATTTTGAAAGAACGGGGACTCGAAGTCACGGCCCTCCCGCCCTGGAACCCTATGCAACCCATCATAAACCCACCCATGATTATAAACCCGGCCATGCAACACCAAATCATGACTCAAGCGCAATTATTccaaatgtataatattattccaCCTAATTATGCGAATGGTTACTCCCCGCCTAAAGTTATTCAGGCATCCTCTGCTTTCGGGAATGCTGGGCCTGAAAAAACTGTTTACGGGAATCCGAAAGACCCTTTCATGCCCCCCCCTCATATATTACACGGGGCTCCGGTTAAACCTTTAAGAACCCCCCCTGCCACCACCCCCCAGGACATTTTAGACCTCACTTGTAAGTCCACAAGCCCCCCCTTACAGCCGGCAGTCGAAATCCTAAGGGTATCTTCCCCAAAATCTACAGCACAAAATCTAACCAAAAATTACACCCTAATCGACGGAAAAGCGGTCGTCGGATCCAATTTAGAAATAACATTAGTTAATAAGGCCCATAGTCCTACGAAAACGGGTCCTAGACCTCCCCAGAAAAGGTCTTCGAACGGCAAATTTATGTCCAGTAAGACCTCAACGCCGCCTAAGGATTTCGCTAAATTTCCCCCACCCACACATACTAATGTGCAAAAGAAACCGGctattaatatacctaattaccAAATAAGGGAGAATTCGCCCACTTCGAGTCAGAAACCACAATTTAAGGCGCAAAATGTACCTTTACCGCAAATAATGGACCTGCagaaagggtctcctcccgtgaaTTCTTTTATAGACCCTTACACAGTGGCTTTATATAGCAGTTTAGCTAACCAGATGGACCAGCGCCAACTGGCCATGTATAGGGAACTGATGGCTAACCAATTCAGAGGGTACCCCGGCCTCCTAAATCTAGGAGTCTCGAACACACCTACAACGAAAAATTAG